A DNA window from Vigna angularis cultivar LongXiaoDou No.4 chromosome 1, ASM1680809v1, whole genome shotgun sequence contains the following coding sequences:
- the LOC108322951 gene encoding probable inactive ATP-dependent zinc metalloprotease FTSHI 1, chloroplastic isoform X2 — MNILSSPHFHITKSHYHHRHGSPKQTPRRVPTHLLLRRSPTVLCKSSSASGEPGSDDFVSRVLKENPSQVQPKYLIGDKLYTLKEKESLGKVSTFGILDVLKRLNPTKPQSKSESEVSGERNSVYLKDLLKEYRGKLYVPEQIFGSELSEEDEFNRNVNELPNMSIEEFRKALSKDKVRFITSKGGGGGNRDFVVDLKEIPGDKSLHTTKWVLRLGKGEARAVLADYNGPRYEIERRHAMSWVGKTPEYPHPVASSISSRVMVELAVVSIFMALAATLVGGFLAAALFAATSFVFVVAVYVVWPIAKPFLKLFLGLALAILEKIWDNFTDFFGYGGIFSKISELYTFGGISASLEALKPIMIVVLTMVLLVRFTLSRRPKNFRKWDLWQGIDFSRSKAEARVDGSTGVKFGDVAGIDEAVEELQELVRYLKNPELFDKMGIKPPHGVLLEGPPGCGKTLVAKAIAGEAGVPFYQMAGSEFVEVLVGVGSARVRDLFKRAKVNKPSVVFIDEIDALATKRQGIFKESKDHLYNAATQERETTLNQLLIELDGFDTGKGVIFLAATNRKDLLDPALLRPGRFDRKIRIRPPGAKGRHDILKIHASKVKMSESVDLSSYAQNLPGWSGARLAQLVQEAALVAVRKRHNSILQSDLDDAVDRLTVGPKRVGIDLGYQGQCRRATTEVGVALTSHLLRRYEHAIVEFCDRISIVPRGQVLVQLPSLHYLNWYFIDLMMNHICSNVVLNCFIAFRFCLEVELPRRSYMDVTHQKPQLITLLMHRGLHAKY, encoded by the exons ATGAACATTCTCTCCTCGCCCCACTTTCACATCACCAAATCCCACTACCACCACCGCCATGGGTCACCCAAGCAAACTCCGAGGCGCGTTCCGACCCACCTTCTTCTACGTAGGTCACCCACAGTGCTCTGCAAGTCCTCCTCCGCGAGCGGCGAACCCGGTTCGGATGATTTCGTGAGCCGGGTTCTGAAGGAAAACCCGAGCCAAGTGCAACCCAAGTACCTAATTGGCGACAAGTTATATACTttgaaagaaaaggagagtttGGGTAAAGTATCAACTTTTGGTATTTTGGATGTGCTGAAGAGGTTGAACCCGACGAAGCCTCAGAGCAAGAGTGAGAGTGAGGTTTCTGGAGAGAGAAACTCTGTATATTTGAAAGACTTGCTTAAGGAGTATAGAGGGAAACTTTATGTTCCCGAGCAAATTTTTGGGTCGGAGTTATCAGAGGAAGATGAGTTTAACAGGAATGTAAACGAGTTACCCAATATGAGCATTGAGGAGTTCAGGAAGGCTTTGAGTAAGGACAAAGTCAGGTTTATAACTTCaaaaggaggaggaggaggtaaTAGGGATTTTGTGGTGGATTTGAAGGAAATTCCTGGTGATAAAAGCTTGCACACAACTAAATG GGTTCTTAGGCTGGGTAAAGGGGAAGCTCGAGCGGTTTTGGCTGACTACAATGGACCGCGATACGAAATAGAGAGGAGGCATGCTATG TCTTGGGTGGGTAAAACGCCAGAGTACCCTCATCCAGTTGCATCTTCCATATCTAGCAGAGTGATGGTTGAGCTCGCGGTGGTGTCAATCTTCATGGCTTTAGCAGCTACTCTAGTTGGAGGCTTCCTTGCAGCAGCATTGTTTGCTGCCACCAGTTTTGTATTTGTGGTGGCTGTCTATGTTGTGTGGCCTATAGCCAAACCGTTCCTCAAGCTCTTTCTTGGTCTTGCACTAGCAATTTTGGAGAAGATTTGGGATAATTTTACTGATTTTTTCGGTTATGGTGGAATTTTCTCTAAGATATCTGAGCTCTACACTTTTGGTGGAATATCTGCCAGCCTTGAGGCATTGAAACCAATTATGATTGTAGTTTTGACTATGGTCCTTCTTGTTCGTTTCACTCTTTCAAGAAGGCCTAAAAACTTCAGGAAGTGG GATCTTTGGCAGGGAATAGACTTCTCACGATCTAAAGCTGAAGCCCGTGTTGAT GGTTCAACGGGAGTCAAGTTTGGTGATGTGGCTGGAATTGATGAGGCAGTTGAGGAACTTCAAGAG tTGGTGAGATACCTAAAGAATCCTGAGTTGTTTGATAAAATGGGGATCAAACCTCCTCATGGTGTTCTTCTTGAGGGTCCTCCTGGATGTGGAAAG ACCTTGGTAGCCAAGGCTATAGCTGGTGAAGCTGGTGTTCCATTTTACCAAATGGCTGGATCAGAATTTGTGGAAGTTTTAGTTGGTGTTGGTTCTGCGCGTGTTAGGGATTTATTTAAAAGGGCCAAG GTAAACAAACCGTCAGTTGTATTCATAGATGAAATTGATGCATTGGCAACCAA GCGACAAGGTATCTTCAAGGAGTCCAAAGATCACCTGTATAATGCAGCCACGCAGGAAAGGGAAACTACATTGAACCAATTGTTGATAGAGCTTGATGGTTTTGATACTGGAAAGGGTGTCATATTTCTAGCAGCCACAAATCGCAAGGATTTGTTAGATCCAGCACTTCTTCGTCCAGGTCGTTTTGATCGCAAG ATCAGGATTCGCCCTCCTGGTGCCAAAGGAAGGCATGATATCTTGAAAATCCATGCTAGCAAAGTAAAAATGTCAGAGTCTGTTGATTTATCCAGCTATGCTCAGAACCTACCTG GATGGTCTGGAGCAAGATTGGCACAATTGGTCCAAGAGGCCGCCCTTGTGGCTGTGAGGAAACGGCACAACTCAATTCTTCAGTCAGATCTGGATGATGCAGTTGACAGACTTACAGTGGGACCTAAACGTGTTGGAATAGACTTGGGTTATCAGGGACAGTGTCGTAGAGCTACTACTGAAGTGGGAGTTGCATTAACTTCTCATTTGCTCCGGCGATATGAGCATGCAATTGTTGAATTCTGTGATCGCATCTCAATAGTACCTCGTGGTCAGGTCCTTGTTCAGCTTCCTTCACT ACATTATCTCAATTGGTATTTCATCGACTTGATGATGAATCATATATGTTCGAACGTCGTCCTCAATTGCTTCATCGCCTTCAG GTTCTGCTTGGAGGTAGAGCTGCCGAGGAGGTCATATATGGACGTGACACATCAAAAGCCTCAGTTGATTACCTTGCTGATGCATCGTGGCTTGCACGCAAAATATTGA
- the LOC108322951 gene encoding probable inactive ATP-dependent zinc metalloprotease FTSHI 1, chloroplastic isoform X1, whose product MNILSSPHFHITKSHYHHRHGSPKQTPRRVPTHLLLRRSPTVLCKSSSASGEPGSDDFVSRVLKENPSQVQPKYLIGDKLYTLKEKESLGKVSTFGILDVLKRLNPTKPQSKSESEVSGERNSVYLKDLLKEYRGKLYVPEQIFGSELSEEDEFNRNVNELPNMSIEEFRKALSKDKVRFITSKGGGGGNRDFVVDLKEIPGDKSLHTTKWVLRLGKGEARAVLADYNGPRYEIERRHAMSWVGKTPEYPHPVASSISSRVMVELAVVSIFMALAATLVGGFLAAALFAATSFVFVVAVYVVWPIAKPFLKLFLGLALAILEKIWDNFTDFFGYGGIFSKISELYTFGGISASLEALKPIMIVVLTMVLLVRFTLSRRPKNFRKWDLWQGIDFSRSKAEARVDGSTGVKFGDVAGIDEAVEELQELVRYLKNPELFDKMGIKPPHGVLLEGPPGCGKTLVAKAIAGEAGVPFYQMAGSEFVEVLVGVGSARVRDLFKRAKVNKPSVVFIDEIDALATKRQGIFKESKDHLYNAATQERETTLNQLLIELDGFDTGKGVIFLAATNRKDLLDPALLRPGRFDRKIRIRPPGAKGRHDILKIHASKVKMSESVDLSSYAQNLPGWSGARLAQLVQEAALVAVRKRHNSILQSDLDDAVDRLTVGPKRVGIDLGYQGQCRRATTEVGVALTSHLLRRYEHAIVEFCDRISIVPRGQTLSQLVFHRLDDESYMFERRPQLLHRLQVLLGGRAAEEVIYGRDTSKASVDYLADASWLARKILTIWNLENPMVIHGEPPPWKKSVKFVGPRLDFEGSLYDDYNLIEPPLNFKMDDQVAQRTEELISEMYRKTVSLLKRHHAALLKTIKVLLDQEEISGEEIEFILNKYPPQTPLYLLEEEYAANLPFNKEQVRDLEYALKPQSTEETM is encoded by the exons ATGAACATTCTCTCCTCGCCCCACTTTCACATCACCAAATCCCACTACCACCACCGCCATGGGTCACCCAAGCAAACTCCGAGGCGCGTTCCGACCCACCTTCTTCTACGTAGGTCACCCACAGTGCTCTGCAAGTCCTCCTCCGCGAGCGGCGAACCCGGTTCGGATGATTTCGTGAGCCGGGTTCTGAAGGAAAACCCGAGCCAAGTGCAACCCAAGTACCTAATTGGCGACAAGTTATATACTttgaaagaaaaggagagtttGGGTAAAGTATCAACTTTTGGTATTTTGGATGTGCTGAAGAGGTTGAACCCGACGAAGCCTCAGAGCAAGAGTGAGAGTGAGGTTTCTGGAGAGAGAAACTCTGTATATTTGAAAGACTTGCTTAAGGAGTATAGAGGGAAACTTTATGTTCCCGAGCAAATTTTTGGGTCGGAGTTATCAGAGGAAGATGAGTTTAACAGGAATGTAAACGAGTTACCCAATATGAGCATTGAGGAGTTCAGGAAGGCTTTGAGTAAGGACAAAGTCAGGTTTATAACTTCaaaaggaggaggaggaggtaaTAGGGATTTTGTGGTGGATTTGAAGGAAATTCCTGGTGATAAAAGCTTGCACACAACTAAATG GGTTCTTAGGCTGGGTAAAGGGGAAGCTCGAGCGGTTTTGGCTGACTACAATGGACCGCGATACGAAATAGAGAGGAGGCATGCTATG TCTTGGGTGGGTAAAACGCCAGAGTACCCTCATCCAGTTGCATCTTCCATATCTAGCAGAGTGATGGTTGAGCTCGCGGTGGTGTCAATCTTCATGGCTTTAGCAGCTACTCTAGTTGGAGGCTTCCTTGCAGCAGCATTGTTTGCTGCCACCAGTTTTGTATTTGTGGTGGCTGTCTATGTTGTGTGGCCTATAGCCAAACCGTTCCTCAAGCTCTTTCTTGGTCTTGCACTAGCAATTTTGGAGAAGATTTGGGATAATTTTACTGATTTTTTCGGTTATGGTGGAATTTTCTCTAAGATATCTGAGCTCTACACTTTTGGTGGAATATCTGCCAGCCTTGAGGCATTGAAACCAATTATGATTGTAGTTTTGACTATGGTCCTTCTTGTTCGTTTCACTCTTTCAAGAAGGCCTAAAAACTTCAGGAAGTGG GATCTTTGGCAGGGAATAGACTTCTCACGATCTAAAGCTGAAGCCCGTGTTGAT GGTTCAACGGGAGTCAAGTTTGGTGATGTGGCTGGAATTGATGAGGCAGTTGAGGAACTTCAAGAG tTGGTGAGATACCTAAAGAATCCTGAGTTGTTTGATAAAATGGGGATCAAACCTCCTCATGGTGTTCTTCTTGAGGGTCCTCCTGGATGTGGAAAG ACCTTGGTAGCCAAGGCTATAGCTGGTGAAGCTGGTGTTCCATTTTACCAAATGGCTGGATCAGAATTTGTGGAAGTTTTAGTTGGTGTTGGTTCTGCGCGTGTTAGGGATTTATTTAAAAGGGCCAAG GTAAACAAACCGTCAGTTGTATTCATAGATGAAATTGATGCATTGGCAACCAA GCGACAAGGTATCTTCAAGGAGTCCAAAGATCACCTGTATAATGCAGCCACGCAGGAAAGGGAAACTACATTGAACCAATTGTTGATAGAGCTTGATGGTTTTGATACTGGAAAGGGTGTCATATTTCTAGCAGCCACAAATCGCAAGGATTTGTTAGATCCAGCACTTCTTCGTCCAGGTCGTTTTGATCGCAAG ATCAGGATTCGCCCTCCTGGTGCCAAAGGAAGGCATGATATCTTGAAAATCCATGCTAGCAAAGTAAAAATGTCAGAGTCTGTTGATTTATCCAGCTATGCTCAGAACCTACCTG GATGGTCTGGAGCAAGATTGGCACAATTGGTCCAAGAGGCCGCCCTTGTGGCTGTGAGGAAACGGCACAACTCAATTCTTCAGTCAGATCTGGATGATGCAGTTGACAGACTTACAGTGGGACCTAAACGTGTTGGAATAGACTTGGGTTATCAGGGACAGTGTCGTAGAGCTACTACTGAAGTGGGAGTTGCATTAACTTCTCATTTGCTCCGGCGATATGAGCATGCAATTGTTGAATTCTGTGATCGCATCTCAATAGTACCTCGTGGTCAG ACATTATCTCAATTGGTATTTCATCGACTTGATGATGAATCATATATGTTCGAACGTCGTCCTCAATTGCTTCATCGCCTTCAG GTTCTGCTTGGAGGTAGAGCTGCCGAGGAGGTCATATATGGACGTGACACATCAAAAGCCTCAGTTGATTACCTTGCTGATGCATCGTGGCTTGCACGCAAAATATTGACCAT ATGGAATTTGGAGAATCCGATGGTCATACATGGAGAACCACCACCTTGGAAGAAGTCAGTTAAATTTGTCGGACCAAGGCTGGATTTTGAAGGGTCTCTTTATGATGACTACAACTTGATTGAACCACCACTGAACTTTAAGATGGATGATCAAGTTGCACAAAGGACTGAAGAGTTAATAAGTGAAATGTACCGAAAGACTGTGTCTCTCCTTAAGAGGCACCATGCAGCTTTACTTAAAACCATTAAG GTACTTCTTGATCAGGAGGAGATCAGTGGTGAGGAAATAGAGttcattttaaacaaatacCCTCCACAAACCCCTTTATATCTTTTGGAGGAGGAATATGCTGCCAATCTTCCATTCAACAAAGAACAAGTGCGTGATTTGGAGTATGCCTTAAAACCTCAGTCAACCGAAGAAACCATGTGA